The Candidatus Bathyarchaeia archaeon DNA segment TCCGCGCACGAAACTGGTGATCTTAGGCAAAGGCGAAGAAGAAAGGGATATAGCAGAAACAGCCACTAGACTCGGAATAAAAGATAACGTTATTTGTCGTTTTGATTTTGTCCCAGAAGAAGAACGAATTCTACATTATGCCGCTGCAGACGTCTGCGTCTTCCCGTCGGTATACGAACCATTCGGCATAGTAAGCCTAGAAGCCATGGCAATGGCAAAACCCGTAGTCGTCGGCGCTCATGGAGTAGTAGGCTTCAGAGAACAAGTAGTTCCTTCAAGTCCAGAACAAAACGGCATCCACGTAAACGGCGAAGACCCAGCCGACATAGCATGGGGAATAAAAGAAACCCTTAAAGACCCACAAAATGCCAAAACATGGGGAGAAAACGGACGAAAAAGAGTCTTACAATACTTTACATGGAGAAAAACAGCAGACCAAACACTTGGAATATATCAAACACTCGTCCAGTAAATTTGTAATAAAAAAGTTAGAAAGGCTTCCTTTCCACTTAGAAGTAGTTGAAGTCAAGAGGTTTATTAAAAATGAAAAATAAATCGAACAATCAAAACAGTAGAAAATGGCTGAACAGAAATGTGGCGGCGATGGGTTTCACGAGCCTGTTCAGTGACGCAAGCCATGAGATGGCTACTTCTATTCTTGCTCAATTCTTAACAATCGAGTTGCATGGTTCAGCTGAAATCTTGGGCTTAATAGAGGGACTGGCGGACTTCTCCTCAAGTTTTATTAAGACATATTCTGGTTGGCTAAGCGATAAGTTGGGCAAGAGAAAGCCCCTTGCGACATTAGGCTATACGCTTACAGGAATATTTATATCTCTATTTGCCTTTGCATTTAACTTTCTTCAAGTACTGTTCTATAGAACAGTTGGATGGATTGGAAGAGGCATAAGAGAACCGCCGAGAGACGCCCTTCTAGCCGATTCAGTTGAGCCTGAAAGCTACGGTCACGCGTTTGGTTTCCATCGCATGATGGACACGTTAGGCGCCATCATAGGCCCAAGCATAGCTTTTATTCTACTTCTTATCATCGGGTTTAGAAACGTTTTTCTGGTTGCGTTTTTGCCAGGCATCTTAGCGATATTGGTGTTCGCGCTTTTCACGAGGGAAAAAGTTTGTAGGCAAAAGGTTGAAGGGGAGAGAAAATTGTTAGCGACATAAGAGGGTTGCCAACTAAATTCAAACATTACCTGTTAGCTGTAGGCATATTTGGTGTCGGAAATTTCGCCAACACATTTCTAGTGTTAAGAGCTACAGAAGCTTTAACGCCAAGTTTCGGAGTTGTAATTGCCAGCAGCACCAGCGCATTCCTTTACGTGTTGCTTAATGTGGGCGCTGCATTTTTCGCCTACATATTCGGCGTATTGGGAGACAAAGTCAGCAAAAAGGATCTATTAGCATTAGGATACCTAAACTTCAGCATATACTGCATCGGCTTCATTTTCTCACCACCAAACATTTGGATCTACGCCTTCCTCTTCCTTTTAGCGGGCGTAGAAACAGGAGCCATAGACGCAACTGAAAGATCGTATGCCGCTGAACTGCTAAAAGGAAACAGAAGAGGAACAGGCTTCGTAATCCTCAGCACAATAAATGGCATAGGAGACTTCACATCAAGCATCACCGCCGGAATCTTATGGACACTCATATCCGCCAGCGCATCTTTCACCTTCGGAGCGACACTCGCCCTAATGGCAACGGCGATCCTAATAATTCGCAAGTAAGCAAAAGCAAAACACAATGATTCTTTCACAAATGCCTTGCTAATTCTTCTGTTAGTAACGTTTAATTGAAGACTGGCGAAATCTTGGTTTTGATGTAGTGCGAAAAACCTACTATATAAGGCGCGGTTTGAAGTTTTTCAAAATTTTCTAATATTTATTTTTGGGTGTTGTCTGTTAACGTGAATTAACAGAACATCCGTTATCATGGGTTTTTGGGCGGGTGGAGGATTTTTCTAATAGGAAATACAAGAGAAATTGCGCGAGTGAAAATGCAATGAGAGTATAAATATATATACTATGGTGGAGGGGTGGGGGGTTTTCTATTTTCTAACAGTTTAACAGGAAACACCATGTCCTTGTCCAAAAAGCCTAGAATGGTGAGTTCCTTCTTTATTTGCATTAGTTTTCCAATGAAGTCTGTCTTATTGATGTGTTAGTAAGCTTATTTTGTCCTTCTTGAGGAAGATGAGGCCCCTTACGTTCATACAGAACATAGCTTTGGCTTCGGTAGGAGTGGGATAGGCTTGTGGGCCTTCAAGCTCTGCGAGGCGCCTCTTCAACAACTCGTTAACTTCCTCGCTCATCGATTTCCCCTGCCCATCCAATACAGCCTTCAACCGCATATACACTTCACGTTCAATGCTGAACGATTTGACAACTACCTCTGCGTATTTTCTGGGTCTCGGCATAAAGGTTTCCCCGTAAGAAAAATAATAAATAACCAGAGAATTCGAATATACGCCTCTAAAGCCCTAATGTATCATAATAAAAAATGTGCTTGTGTCTTCAGCGTTTGCAGTTTTTGGCAAGTTAGGAAAATATCTTAATAAAAAACAGCTTAGCCCTTTTGCATTCTAGTTAGGTTCCTTGTTTAGTTGGCTTTTTCGCAGCTTTCCTAACGGGCTTATGGATTTTTTCTTTGATTCCTTGCCAATGGGCCAATGTTGCTCTTAATCCTTCAATTTCTTCGTTAATTTGTCCGGCAAAGGCTTCTTTCAGTTCGGGTTCGCTGTTTAAGAAGGCTATTACTTCATCAGTCGGAAAATATCCTTCTTCCCAAATTAATGGTTCTCGGATGGTTGGCACACCTAACCAAGCGATGAACTCTTCCAAGAACAACATTTCTGTATTTTTGTATGCCCGTAGGCAAAGCGCATCAACGATGCGGCTTAACAGGGCTAGGGCATAGCCCTCAGGCACATAACGCAAGAAAGCTTTCCACTTATTGAATAATAGCGCGTTTATCTTTTCCGAAATTTCTTTCGTGATTTCCGGCTTGCGTTTGTTAAGGAAACAATCCTTGAAGTAGTTGTTGAGGTAGACTATCAAGCCGTAAGGCGTTAACTCATAAATCCTAGTTTGTAGTCCTGTGCGAAATTTGCCTTCCTTTTTGACCCGTATAAGATTCGCCTTTAACGCCTGGTCAATTTTCTTATGTACCGTGGCGTGGGGCATTTCTGTTCTCTTTTCAATTTGGTATGGTGTTGCCTCACTGACCTCTGTTAAAACGCGTAGTATCCTTTGTATAAGTTGGTCTTCTGTGGTTTTTTCCAGAAATTCTTCGTTCATGATATGTCACGTTTTTTGATTTATCGTGACAAAAAACCTATATAAAAGGTTTGTCCTATGTTACTAAGAATGACATATAAAGAGGTGTGACATAAATGGAGGAAAAAGGAAAACCAACCGCAATATACCTGCCTAACGGCTTGAACCAAATGATTGAGTCAACGCGGGCTAAGCTTGGCATGAACCGCAGCCGATTCATCCAATACTGCATTCTGAAAACTTTGCAAGAGTTGAGCGTGATGTCCGCAAACGTGCATGACAAACAGGCAACAAGATAGGAGCTGAGAAAATGGCTAGTGACGAGTTGGCGCTTGAAGCACTACTTGAGTTCATCAACGCTGTTGAGGCTGGAATAGTGGCTGTTAAGCAACGTGTCAAAGAAACTAGGCAGGTCTACAATATTGAGGCTATAAGGTGGGAGAAGGCGCAGGGAGCAAGCGGCGAATATGAGCGTTCTGAAGATGTAAACAGCTCAGACTTCAAAGCCTTGTTAAGAGATGTGCAGGCGCATGGCGGCAAGATGTCTGTTGGCGACTATTTTGTCTGGTGCTTCAGAAATGGTGCAGTTTTAGGTCGTAAATGAGGAAAAGCAGAGGCTGAAACTCTATGGCTGAACAGCAGCTCGTCGATGCTATGTTTACCAAGTTCGTTAGTCGCGAAGAAGTCTATGCAGTTCAGCTGCCCAAAGGCGGGTATATGAAGATAGAGCAGCCTTTGGCAAGCAAAATTGTTCAACGACATCTAGAAGGCGATATAACTGTTGGCGTTTACCAACTCAACACGCAGAGCATGGTTAAGTGGCTTTGTTTTGATTTAGACCCAGAAAGGCTAGAAGATCCTAAAGGGTCAGCGCAAAAGTTATTGCAAGTGTGCTTTGAGAGAAAAATGGAAGAGGACAAGGTTGAAAGACCGAGGATTTGGCAGCATAGCGTTTTGCTTGAGGCAAGCCGCTTTCCAGATCCAAGCTATCACATTTGGATATTTTTCGCCATCCCGGTGCCTGCTAAAGTGGCACGTTGGCTTGGATTGCGCATTCTTGAGCTTGCGAGTCTAAGCCCTAAACAAGTCGAAGTTTTTCCCAAGCAGAGTGAAATAACAAGAGAGCAGCCATACGGCAACCTGGTTAAACTGCCCTTTGGTTTTCACCAAGTCGAGCGTAAATGGAGCAGGGCGCTTGACTTTGAAAGTTTCGAGCCGTTACCGAGCCATGTTTTGCTTGAAAAGTGGGGTTTAGGCCTTTCAGAGGCAGATGTAGCGAAAATCTTGAATTTCGAGGATAAGAGGCATGTTCAGGCAACTTTTGATTTGCCCCGGGGCAATAAACCTTTAAGATGCAGGGAAGAGGAGAAGGTTGTCAAGTTTTTGGTCAAATATTGGCGGAAAGGTCAACGGAACCAGCTTGAGTTAGCCTTTTTGGGCTACTGCCTTAAACGTGGTGTAAGCCACGAATCTGCAAGGCGGATTATAGCGCAAGTTTGTGACCTAACAAGTGATGAAGAAAAGGTGTCAAGGCTTAGGCTTGTGGGCTATCACTATCAGAATAGGCGGAATCTTGGCTGTAGGCTGGTTGCTGTTTCTGGTTTGCGCGAAATTGTGAGGGAGGCTTTAAAGTGAGCATAGGCGAAGAGCTTGAAAAACTCGAAGCAGAAGAAAGGGCTAAGAAACTTAGAGAGGCGCCTCATATTCTGCATCCGGCTGGTGGTATAACTGAAAAGTTTGTCTATGAACCTGTGGCTGTAGGCAAATATGTTTACAAAACAGTAGAAGGCAAAAAAGGGTTTGCACCGTTAAAGATCGAGTTTGAAGATGAAGAGGAGCAAAGAAAGCCTCATTGGTTTATTGAGGTTGAAGGTGAGCAATATTATTTCAAAGAGAAGCCGCCTCGAGAGTTTCTTTTCGGTTTTCCAGTTTATGAGAAAGTTCAGAAGTGGGTTAGAGGCGAAAAACAAAGCTTCTCCATGGAACAACTTTGGAAACTCAACGGAGTCTATCTGAGAACGTTTCTTGATTTTCCAAGACCCTTCGAGTTCAGCGTAACTCAGCTTTTTATCCAGCAAACATGGCTTGTTGAGCTTTTGCCAGTTGTGTTTTATCTTGGCGTTAAGGGCGAGTTCGGCGGAGGCAAAACTGTTACTGGCGAAACCATTGTGCTAGTCTGCAAGCATGGCTATTTGACTGGCAATCTTAGCCCGCCATTTGTGGCTAGGGCAGTTCAAGAACATAAGATAACTTTGATGGTTGATGAACTTGACGCTGTTGCAGGCACAAAGGACTCTGACCTCAACTGTATTTTTAGACAAGGATATAGACGAGGCTTAAAATATAGTAGAGTTAACCCGGAAAAGCTTGAAACAGAAAGCTACATGGTTTTTGGACCCAAGCTTTTCACTGTTCACTCTGAAATAGAAGAAGCCCTACAGACAAGAACAGTTCCAATTCATGTGAGAGAGACAAGCAATCCTCAATATCCAATCGTGAACTTGGATAAGGCAAGCTTTGCAGAATACGTTTACACGGAGAACTTCCTTTGGTATTTGGACAATGCTTTAACCTTTAAAAGAAACGATTTGCACGCTATAAATGGCTCTCAACTTGACATACTTGACACACTTGACCTAAAAATCAGCGACTGCAATATTGACATTCAAGCCGAAAAACTGAGGCAATTATTGTTTGAGAATAAGAAAACTCTCTTGTTAGAAGGTCAAGTTAATCAAGTTAGTCAAGTCAGCGGTAGAAACACAGAGCTAATGTTTCTATGCTTTGCCCTATCGAACCTCTTGAAAATTCAATGTGACGACGACATTGTTAAGACCTTCCAGCAAAAGCTGTTAGAAGAAAGTGAAAGAACAGAAATTGGCTTAATTGGCGTTTTGAGACAAGTTTTAACAGATTTATGGAACGAGAAGAAAGAAAATAAGGATTACATTACTGAAGATGGACTCGTTAAAATCAGCAACAAGGAAATCTATGACAAATACAATCAAGTTTTGAAAAAGGAGTATGGGCAAGGAGTTTCTCCGGCCAAATTTAAAGAGTTCATGTTAGAGTTTGGCTTTTCAGATGCTTTAAACAGAACAAAGCTTGAAGTGCCCGTTCCTGGGGATCCAGAGAAAAAATCCAGGCTATGCAACATTTTCACAGAACGTGTCTTGAGAAAGCTTGGCATTGAAGAGGAGTGGCAAGACGAGAAGTCTCTGCAGGAAATTCTTGTTAAAGCGAGAGAGTGGTGTGAACAAAACAAGGATGACGAAAACATCGTTGACTTGCTCAGCTTGACAGAGTTTCTCTCAGGCTTAACTGAGCAGCCAACCCGAATCATCGACATCATGAAGAACGACGGAGTTCTTTTCGAAGTCAACCAGGTTGGCAAGCTAGGAGTGAAGTGAAAACTTTGGATCGCAATTGGCACGATTACCGCTATAAAAAGCAAGCGAATGATAAAGGCAAAATTAAAGACCTGCCATTGGTTGATCCGCTTCCATCTCTTAAAGAAAAACTGCTTGCGCGTAAATGCCGAGAGCTTGCAAGGCAGCTATTGAAACGTGAACGAAGGAAGAAGCGCAAGGATGCAAGCTTCAAACTTGTTATCGTAGAGGAAACTAGAAGGTAATCTTATGGCTGGGGCTGGAGAGAAGACTTGCGCTTCAGAAAGCGCAGAGCAGAACAGTGTTATTGACCTCGGACATGATTTTCAACAGAACCAAACGCCGAAACAGCCCCAGCTCAAATGCCCACAATGCAGCTCCACAAGCCTTTACAAAGATGGACTAAGATATCTCAGCAATGGCAGTAGCGTTCAGCGTTGGCTTTGCAGAAACTGCGGCTACAGATTCACAGACCCCAACCAAAAAGCCAAAACCGAATGGAAGAATCCTCCATCCGGCTTAAATTCGCCTTCTGCCTTATACTATTCCTGCCAAGGGAACAATGACCCGAATGGGAGAGTGCCCACCGCTAGAAAGGCGGCGTTAACCTTGGCCACAGTAGAAAACAATGCAAAAAGCGGGCAAGCGGGAGCCACAGAGCAGACGGTTGATATCCATGGAAAAATCGTTGACTACATCTGGCATCTGAAAAAGAAGGGATTGAAAGAAATAACTGTAAGGCATTACGGTGAAATGCTTACTCGGCTGCTCAAAGATGGCGTTAACCTGATGCAACCTGAAGAAGTTAAAAACTTCCTAGCTAGGAAAGACAAGTGGAGTGAGAGGACTAAAGCGATAGTTGTTGCAATCTACAACGACTTCTTAAATTTTCTCAGGCTTCCTTGGGAGTCCCCAAAATATAAGCCTGCCAAGAGATTGCCTTTCATACCTGCAGAAGAAGAATTAGACCAAATGATTGCGCGAGCTGGAAAAAGATTAGCACCGCTTCTTCAGATTCTCAAGGAAACTGGCATGCGTCTTGGAGAGGCCCTAAGGCTCAAATGGACGGATGTGGACTTTCAGCGCAAAATAGTCAACATTACACCCGAAAAGGGGAGCAAACCAAGGATACTTCCACTTTCCGAAAAAGTTCTCGGAATGCTCCAAACATTACCAAAGAAATCCGAATATATCTTTGCGGCAACTCGTTGGAGTATGACCTCCAACTTCTATATGCAAAGGAAAACTTTGGCAAGAAAGCTAAACAACCCAAGAATCTTGAAGATAAGCTTGCATACTTTCAGACACTGGAAGGCTACAATGGAATATCACAAAACCAAGGATTTAATCTATGTACAGCAACTGCTAGGCCATGTCGACATAAAATCTACAATGGTATACATAACAATTGAGCAAGGTTTATTCAGCAACACATCGAATGACGAGTTTCATGTGAAAACTGCTAGAACAGTGGAAGAAGCGTGCAAATTGGCAGAGGTTGGATTCGAATACTTTGACACTATAGACGGCATTCACATATATCGGAGAAGAAAATAGCGCACTAAAAACTAACCTATATTATCCTATAATAAGTCATAAATCGTAATATAGGTTAAATCTTTTAAAGGGTATAAGCTATAATCAGAAAGCAGAAACCATAAGAAGGCTGAACAAAAATGGTGAAGAGTGGAGAAGAGGAGAAGATTAAAAAAATTCTAACAGACCAAAAATACGCAGCAATCAAAGCCATGCTCGAAAAAGACCACGCCATCGACTGCATATTCCTACTCTACATGAACCGCGGAAAATGGAAAGAAGCCAAAGAATTCATGCGCAACAACGGCTTAACACTCAGCGACGGCACATTCCGCGCCAGAATGATAGAAATTGAAGACTTAGGCTTAGCAAAAGGCGAACGCATCGACCCATTAAAGAAATACTATATAAAAACTGAGCTTGGCGAAAAAATTGCAAAGTTACTGTTAGAATTTTTTGACAAACTGGAACTTTAAGCCATTAACGCATAACATTCGATTGTTGTTGTACACTTCCCTAATTGATGATTTTTTAAACGTTATGCTAAATGCTTCTTTTGGTTTTTTGTAGTTTTGTTTTACAAATGATTAATATGGTGTATTAAGTCGTAAGATTTAAATTCCTTGTCTCCCCTAAACTACACGTTAACCCCAAAAGGAGGGATAGAAAGAAAAATGAAAATATTGAAGAGCAAGAAAGCCCTAAGCCCCGTAGTCGCATCAATCATACTCATCGCAGTAACAGTCGCTGTTTCTATCGCCGTAGCCGCATGGATGGGCTCACTCACCACAGGACAAATGCAAACAGAAGGAATAACCTTCAC contains these protein-coding regions:
- a CDS encoding MFS transporter, producing the protein MKNKSNNQNSRKWLNRNVAAMGFTSLFSDASHEMATSILAQFLTIELHGSAEILGLIEGLADFSSSFIKTYSGWLSDKLGKRKPLATLGYTLTGIFISLFAFAFNFLQVLFYRTVGWIGRGIREPPRDALLADSVEPESYGHAFGFHRMMDTLGAIIGPSIAFILLLIIGFRNVFLVAFLPGILAILVFALFTREKVCRQKVEGERKLLAT
- a CDS encoding MFS transporter; the protein is MPTKFKHYLLAVGIFGVGNFANTFLVLRATEALTPSFGVVIASSTSAFLYVLLNVGAAFFAYIFGVLGDKVSKKDLLALGYLNFSIYCIGFIFSPPNIWIYAFLFLLAGVETGAIDATERSYAAELLKGNRRGTGFVILSTINGIGDFTSSITAGILWTLISASASFTFGATLALMATAILIIRK
- a CDS encoding helix-turn-helix domain-containing protein; its protein translation is MNEEFLEKTTEDQLIQRILRVLTEVSEATPYQIEKRTEMPHATVHKKIDQALKANLIRVKKEGKFRTGLQTRIYELTPYGLIVYLNNYFKDCFLNKRKPEITKEISEKINALLFNKWKAFLRYVPEGYALALLSRIVDALCLRAYKNTEMLFLEEFIAWLGVPTIREPLIWEEGYFPTDEVIAFLNSEPELKEAFAGQINEEIEGLRATLAHWQGIKEKIHKPVRKAAKKPTKQGT
- a CDS encoding tyrosine-type recombinase/integrase; the encoded protein is MAGAGEKTCASESAEQNSVIDLGHDFQQNQTPKQPQLKCPQCSSTSLYKDGLRYLSNGSSVQRWLCRNCGYRFTDPNQKAKTEWKNPPSGLNSPSALYYSCQGNNDPNGRVPTARKAALTLATVENNAKSGQAGATEQTVDIHGKIVDYIWHLKKKGLKEITVRHYGEMLTRLLKDGVNLMQPEEVKNFLARKDKWSERTKAIVVAIYNDFLNFLRLPWESPKYKPAKRLPFIPAEEELDQMIARAGKRLAPLLQILKETGMRLGEALRLKWTDVDFQRKIVNITPEKGSKPRILPLSEKVLGMLQTLPKKSEYIFAATRWSMTSNFYMQRKTLARKLNNPRILKISLHTFRHWKATMEYHKTKDLIYVQQLLGHVDIKSTMVYITIEQGLFSNTSNDEFHVKTARTVEEACKLAEVGFEYFDTIDGIHIYRRRK